In Bacillus sp. FJAT-45037, the following are encoded in one genomic region:
- a CDS encoding glycosyl hydrolase family 18 protein, producing MQIHVVSDGDSIWDIAQMYDVPYQLIIDVNELPNGERLVIGQALVIPTSGRFHWLEPNENIWEVSRLYEVSPESIVSMNHIHSTEDLYVWRRLYIPTEYRDKPSIDVSAYVDLNITGEESAQIVGEVANKLTFVTIFSYEMNRDGTLRPIEDQEIINAAYQQDAIPLMVITNIEDGAFSTELATEVLQSEELQDRLLDESIAIMEERGYLGLDFDLEYLGMKNREAYNELMRKAKVRLDEKGFYLSSALAPQVEAGMEGVLYEGHDYATHGELADFVFLMTYEWGWTGGPPRAVAPIDQVRRVVDYATSLMPNDKIMLGIPLYGYDWTLPFVEGESRARAIDHQQAIQLALQYNAAIEYDETAQAPYFSYIDEQGRQHEVWFDDARSIQAKFDLVKEYNLRGLFYWVLGWDFPQNWLLLEDNFTINKRV from the coding sequence GTGCAAATTCATGTTGTATCAGATGGGGATTCCATATGGGACATTGCTCAGATGTATGATGTTCCCTATCAATTAATCATCGATGTCAATGAACTACCGAACGGAGAACGATTAGTGATTGGGCAAGCGTTAGTCATTCCGACGTCAGGACGATTTCACTGGTTAGAGCCTAACGAAAACATTTGGGAAGTGAGCAGACTGTATGAAGTGAGTCCAGAGAGTATTGTCTCCATGAACCATATTCATTCAACAGAAGATCTTTATGTATGGAGACGGCTATACATCCCGACCGAATACCGTGACAAGCCAAGTATTGATGTAAGTGCATATGTCGATTTAAATATTACCGGTGAAGAGTCTGCTCAGATTGTAGGGGAGGTAGCAAATAAGTTAACGTTTGTCACCATATTTAGTTATGAGATGAATCGTGATGGTACGCTTCGACCGATTGAAGACCAAGAAATCATCAATGCAGCGTATCAACAGGATGCGATTCCGTTAATGGTAATCACTAATATTGAAGATGGGGCTTTCAGTACAGAGCTTGCAACAGAAGTCTTACAAAGTGAAGAATTACAAGATCGACTTCTTGATGAATCGATTGCGATTATGGAGGAAAGAGGCTACCTCGGGTTAGACTTTGACCTAGAATATCTAGGGATGAAGAATCGCGAAGCATATAATGAGTTAATGAGAAAAGCAAAAGTTCGTCTCGATGAAAAGGGTTTTTATTTATCAAGTGCACTTGCTCCTCAGGTCGAAGCTGGGATGGAAGGAGTGTTATATGAGGGGCACGATTACGCAACACACGGCGAATTGGCTGACTTTGTCTTTTTAATGACGTATGAATGGGGATGGACAGGAGGCCCTCCACGAGCAGTTGCCCCAATTGATCAAGTACGTCGAGTGGTTGATTATGCGACATCGCTTATGCCAAATGACAAGATTATGTTAGGGATTCCGTTGTACGGATATGATTGGACGTTGCCTTTTGTTGAGGGGGAATCGCGTGCTAGAGCGATTGATCATCAGCAAGCGATTCAACTGGCCTTGCAGTATAATGCAGCGATTGAATATGATGAAACCGCACAAGCACCGTATTTTTCGTATATCGATGAACAAGGGCGTCAGCATGAAGTGTGGTTTGACGATGCCAGGAGCATTCAAGCCAAGTTTGATCTCGTCAAAGAATATAACTTACGTGGATTGTTCTACTGGGTTCTTGGTTGGGATTTCCCGCAAAACTGGCTGTTGCTTGAAGATAATTTCACTATTAATAAACGAGTATGA
- a CDS encoding secondary thiamine-phosphate synthase enzyme YjbQ: MEKTFQLHTSRRDLMIDITAEIEDWLKEIEVKSGIIIVTSLHTTAGITVNENADPDVKTDFLRRLDEVYPWEHAKDRHAEGNTAAHLKTSTVGHAQTLLVSNQKLVLGTWQGVYFCEFDGPRRGRSYVVKAIATP; this comes from the coding sequence ATGGAAAAAACGTTTCAATTGCATACATCGAGACGTGATCTAATGATTGATATTACAGCTGAAATTGAAGATTGGTTAAAAGAAATAGAGGTCAAGAGTGGTATCATCATCGTTACGTCTCTTCACACGACTGCAGGCATTACTGTAAACGAGAATGCAGACCCAGATGTAAAAACCGATTTTTTAAGAAGACTAGATGAAGTGTACCCGTGGGAACATGCTAAAGATCGACATGCTGAAGGAAACACAGCCGCACATTTAAAAACGAGTACGGTCGGTCATGCTCAAACTTTACTTGTCTCTAATCAAAAGCTCGTACTAGGCACGTGGCAAGGCGTTTACTTTTGTGAATTTGACGGACCGAGACGAGGTCGCTCCTATGTAGTCAAAGCAATCGCTACACCATAA
- the cydC gene encoding thiol reductant ABC exporter subunit CydC, which yields MKDLLVIVKLVLTERKDIVYSVLLGFVAGLAAIGLVSSSGYLISKAALTPPLYALSIMIALLKGFSIVRAVARYGERYFSHRATFNILSHLRVNFYEKLEPLAPNIFQKYRSGDLLARIVGDVESLQNFFLRVFYPPIVLLLVFFATVMFTMFYSISIALLLLLGLVLTGVVLPTFFAFMQKRQQHLVREERARLSTEATELLHGYRDLKLYQKLEQKQDELTLSSDAYIKGQRNEGKAAVFNQSLHSMTALLISWTVLALGAYLIVIGEIDGVFLAMLVMISLTSFENATPMAIVPIHFEDSRRASKRLFSVVKKEMSSQKTVSTKKKLQQIEAPSIELHNVSFTFTGEERKTITDVSFTLPKGSKTAIVGPSGSGKSTVMQLILNIQAADRGDIFYNQTNTNELDQESIWDIAKVVLQDNHFFYGTIKDNLSLASEEATDTQMSDALTIVDLSHFSLSDQVFEKGENLSGGEKQRLALARAILKEGHLWVLDEPTSSVDALTERKIFDYLAHKTKNDTVILISHKLQGLEKMDQIIVMENGSMIESGSYDELMKRQGYFYEMKQLEKELFMA from the coding sequence ATGAAGGATTTACTTGTCATCGTCAAGCTTGTTTTAACCGAGCGAAAAGATATCGTTTATTCCGTTCTGCTTGGTTTTGTAGCAGGACTTGCGGCAATCGGCCTAGTATCTTCAAGTGGCTATCTCATCTCAAAAGCAGCACTAACGCCACCGCTGTATGCTTTATCAATCATGATTGCTTTATTAAAAGGATTTAGCATTGTACGAGCTGTTGCCCGATACGGAGAGCGGTACTTCTCCCATCGAGCGACCTTTAATATTCTCAGTCATTTACGTGTGAACTTTTACGAAAAATTAGAACCGCTCGCTCCAAATATTTTTCAAAAATACCGCAGCGGAGATCTACTCGCACGGATTGTCGGTGATGTAGAAAGTTTACAAAACTTCTTTTTACGAGTCTTCTACCCGCCGATCGTGCTATTACTTGTCTTTTTTGCAACGGTGATGTTTACGATGTTCTATTCCATTTCCATCGCCCTATTGCTTTTACTAGGATTAGTGTTAACAGGTGTTGTCCTGCCTACGTTCTTTGCGTTCATGCAGAAGAGGCAGCAACATCTTGTGCGGGAGGAACGAGCGAGACTCTCAACGGAGGCAACAGAACTGTTGCATGGATACCGTGATTTGAAGCTGTATCAGAAGCTTGAACAAAAGCAAGATGAACTAACACTGTCCTCAGACGCCTATATTAAGGGTCAACGGAATGAAGGGAAAGCTGCTGTATTCAACCAATCACTCCATTCAATGACCGCTCTCCTCATCTCATGGACGGTACTTGCTCTTGGCGCGTACCTTATCGTGATTGGGGAAATAGATGGTGTGTTTCTTGCGATGCTTGTCATGATCTCATTAACCTCATTTGAAAATGCGACACCGATGGCGATCGTTCCAATTCATTTTGAAGACAGCCGTCGTGCATCAAAGCGATTGTTCTCTGTCGTAAAAAAAGAAATGTCGAGTCAAAAGACAGTTTCTACTAAGAAAAAGCTCCAACAAATAGAGGCACCGAGTATTGAACTTCATAATGTATCGTTTACGTTCACAGGTGAAGAACGTAAAACGATAACAGATGTGAGCTTTACTTTGCCAAAAGGTTCTAAAACAGCGATTGTCGGTCCAAGTGGTTCAGGAAAATCAACAGTGATGCAATTGATTTTGAACATTCAAGCCGCAGACCGAGGAGACATATTTTATAATCAAACAAACACGAACGAACTCGACCAAGAATCCATTTGGGACATTGCCAAAGTTGTTTTACAAGATAATCACTTCTTTTATGGCACAATTAAAGATAATCTCTCGCTAGCTAGTGAAGAAGCAACGGATACGCAAATGAGTGATGCCTTAACCATCGTTGACTTAAGTCATTTTTCTTTATCAGATCAAGTATTTGAAAAAGGAGAAAACTTATCAGGTGGAGAGAAACAGCGATTAGCCCTAGCTAGAGCGATCTTAAAAGAAGGCCATCTCTGGGTATTAGATGAACCAACCTCCTCTGTTGATGCCCTAACAGAGAGGAAGATTTTTGATTACCTCGCCCACAAGACTAAAAATGATACCGTCATACTCATCAGTCACAAGTTACAAGGTCTTGAGAAGATGGATCAAATCATTGTAATGGAAAATGGTAGCATGATTGAATCAGGCTCTTATGATGAATTAATGAAGAGACAGGGATACTTTTATGAAATGAAACAATTAGAAAAAGAACTATTTATGGCTTAA
- the cydD gene encoding thiol reductant ABC exporter subunit CydD gives MKELREIAKSYKATRLLLILTAVFSGSTVVAQAYFIVRIVDQVFLQGAAFAEIVPLLGWLFIALLARVLCNYINGFLGVRMASKVKADLRQSLLHAFTSNPLQTSVQGQSGRKISVLMDSVDEVDSYFSKYIPQAIQTSIIPLMILIAVSTQHIYTALIMIVTAPFIPLFYIIIGLKTQQKSEEQMEKLAEFSGRFLDTLQGLTTLKLFGRAKQQKLTIETSSRGFKDATMDVLKIAFMSSLMLEFISMLGIGLIALEVGLRLVVFQNITFFAAFFVLVLAPEFYLSLKELGSAFHTGRGSIGASKKISEELARVSEPIKWGTQTLEKRPTPPTMRLQHVQVAYGDDAFLLNAGSTTIAPFDQVAIIGRSGAGKTTFLHAIAGLIPTTSGYVQINDRPLTDYKEEDWFDQVSYISQHPHLFSGTIAENIAIGKREGALKEEIEEAAKKAGVDDVVRALEHGYETKIGEGGRGLSGGEKQRIAIARAFLKQPTIILFDEPTTGLDLRTERILQTSIKELAKTSTVITVAHRLHTIRDATRIILLDQGEKIAEGTHDQLLRSNEMYKEMVTTQQGGR, from the coding sequence ATGAAAGAACTTCGAGAAATTGCTAAGTCCTATAAGGCAACAAGACTTCTTTTAATATTGACAGCGGTCTTCTCCGGAAGCACCGTTGTTGCACAAGCGTATTTTATTGTACGTATTGTTGATCAAGTCTTTCTGCAGGGAGCGGCTTTTGCTGAGATTGTCCCGTTGCTTGGCTGGCTGTTCATCGCCTTGTTAGCACGTGTGCTATGTAATTATATCAATGGATTTCTTGGTGTAAGGATGGCGTCGAAAGTGAAAGCGGATTTGCGGCAATCTTTGCTCCATGCGTTTACGTCGAATCCGCTTCAAACGTCGGTTCAAGGCCAATCTGGACGAAAAATAAGCGTGTTAATGGATTCGGTCGATGAAGTCGATTCGTATTTCAGCAAGTACATTCCTCAAGCGATTCAAACATCGATCATTCCATTAATGATTTTAATCGCTGTGTCTACTCAACATATTTACACGGCTTTGATTATGATCGTTACAGCACCGTTTATTCCATTGTTTTATATTATTATCGGTTTAAAAACCCAGCAGAAATCTGAGGAACAAATGGAGAAATTAGCTGAGTTTTCAGGACGTTTTCTTGATACATTGCAAGGACTGACCACATTAAAATTATTCGGACGAGCGAAACAACAAAAATTAACCATTGAAACGAGTAGCCGCGGGTTTAAAGATGCGACGATGGACGTCTTAAAGATCGCCTTTATGTCTTCGCTGATGCTTGAATTTATATCAATGCTCGGAATTGGGTTAATTGCTTTAGAGGTTGGTTTACGACTCGTTGTATTTCAAAATATTACTTTCTTTGCGGCCTTCTTTGTCCTCGTACTAGCTCCAGAATTTTATTTGTCGTTAAAAGAGCTAGGAAGTGCCTTTCACACTGGGCGAGGGAGTATAGGTGCTTCAAAGAAAATTTCAGAAGAACTTGCACGTGTGTCCGAACCAATCAAATGGGGAACACAAACGCTTGAAAAACGTCCAACACCGCCAACGATGAGGCTTCAACATGTACAAGTTGCATACGGGGATGATGCGTTTTTGTTAAACGCAGGGAGTACAACGATTGCTCCGTTTGACCAAGTGGCAATCATCGGTCGAAGTGGTGCGGGAAAGACGACTTTCTTACATGCTATTGCTGGATTAATTCCAACTACGAGTGGGTATGTTCAAATTAATGATCGCCCGTTAACGGATTATAAAGAAGAGGACTGGTTCGACCAAGTTAGCTACATTTCTCAACACCCGCATCTCTTTTCGGGTACGATCGCTGAGAACATCGCGATCGGAAAAAGAGAAGGTGCTTTGAAAGAAGAAATAGAAGAAGCAGCGAAAAAAGCAGGGGTCGATGACGTGGTTCGTGCGCTAGAGCATGGCTATGAAACGAAAATTGGAGAAGGTGGCCGTGGCTTATCTGGTGGGGAAAAACAACGAATTGCTATTGCCCGCGCCTTCTTAAAACAACCAACAATTATTTTATTCGATGAGCCGACAACAGGTTTAGACTTACGAACAGAACGTATTCTCCAAACATCGATTAAAGAATTGGCGAAAACATCGACTGTGATCACCGTAGCCCATCGTCTTCATACGATTCGGGATGCTACTAGAATCATTTTGCTCGATCAGGGAGAGAAGATTGCTGAGGGTACTCATGATCAATTGCTGAGGTCTAATGAGATGTATAAAGAGATGGTCACAACGCAACAAGGAGGGAGATAG
- a CDS encoding DEAD/DEAH box helicase: protein MSKQTFESFNLSEETLRALNLLSFQEPTKVQAQVLPHALNKQDIIVQAETGSGKTAAYGIPLCEFVDWEENKPQALILTPTRELAVQAKEDLTNIGRFKRVKTAAIFGRQSFERQKLELKQKNHIVAGTPGRVLDHIKKGTLPISEIRYLILDEADEMLSRGFLDQMDEIISELPTNRLTMLFSATYPERLDEITKSYMKAPIHMDLSSTDKKATIEQSIIEVEEEQKFNLLKEVTIVTNPDSCIIFANTQDEVDHLHMRLEKSKYPCRKLHGGLRQDDRFAVINDFKRGAFRYLIATDVAGRGIDIDNISLVINYDVPEDPENYVHRIGRTGRAGKLGTAITLMTPYEERYVEDIEEFTGTEIALNTRPSEAKVDSLRGAFLKKLAESPELKVDRATHLNKNILKLYFNGGKQKKLRAADFVGTITSIEGVSVDDIGIITIEATASFVEILNGKGKTVLEEMRHRTVKGKMLKVHQAKK from the coding sequence ATGAGTAAACAAACATTTGAATCATTTAATTTATCCGAGGAAACACTGAGAGCTTTAAATTTGCTTTCATTTCAAGAACCCACAAAGGTACAAGCACAAGTATTGCCTCATGCATTAAACAAACAAGACATCATCGTCCAAGCAGAGACAGGTAGTGGTAAGACAGCAGCATACGGCATTCCATTATGTGAATTTGTGGACTGGGAAGAAAATAAACCACAAGCCCTCATTTTAACGCCGACTAGAGAACTTGCGGTTCAAGCGAAAGAAGACCTGACTAATATCGGTCGCTTTAAGCGAGTAAAAACGGCAGCGATCTTTGGCAGACAATCATTTGAACGTCAAAAACTTGAATTAAAACAGAAAAATCATATTGTCGCAGGAACGCCAGGGCGCGTGCTTGACCATATTAAAAAAGGAACTCTTCCTATTTCAGAAATACGTTACTTAATTCTTGACGAAGCGGATGAAATGTTAAGTCGTGGATTTTTAGATCAGATGGATGAAATCATTAGCGAGTTACCAACGAATAGACTCACGATGCTTTTCTCAGCGACGTACCCAGAGCGGTTAGATGAGATTACAAAATCATATATGAAAGCACCCATTCATATGGATTTATCATCGACAGATAAGAAAGCAACGATTGAGCAATCCATTATTGAAGTAGAAGAAGAGCAGAAATTCAACTTACTGAAGGAAGTAACGATTGTAACGAATCCGGATAGTTGTATTATTTTTGCTAATACGCAAGATGAAGTCGATCACTTGCATATGCGTTTAGAAAAATCGAAATATCCTTGCCGTAAGTTACATGGTGGCCTTAGACAAGATGATCGGTTTGCTGTCATCAATGACTTTAAACGTGGCGCGTTCCGTTATTTAATTGCTACGGATGTGGCGGGTAGAGGGATTGATATTGATAACATCTCACTTGTGATTAACTATGACGTTCCTGAAGATCCAGAAAACTACGTACATCGTATCGGTCGAACAGGCAGGGCAGGCAAACTTGGGACAGCCATCACGCTAATGACACCATATGAAGAACGATATGTAGAAGATATTGAAGAATTTACAGGAACAGAGATTGCTTTGAACACTCGTCCTTCTGAAGCAAAAGTCGACTCTTTAAGAGGTGCCTTTTTGAAGAAATTGGCTGAATCACCTGAGTTAAAGGTCGACCGAGCTACCCATTTGAATAAAAACATTTTAAAGTTGTATTTCAATGGGGGAAAACAAAAGAAGCTAAGAGCGGCTGATTTTGTTGGGACGATCACGAGTATTGAAGGCGTGTCGGTGGATGATATTGGTATTATCACTATCGAAGCAACGGCTTCTTTTGTAGAAATATTGAACGGAAAAGGCAAGACCGTCTTAGAAGAAATGCGACATCGCACGGTTAAAGGAAAAATGCTTAAAGTCCATCAAGCTAAGAAATAA